The following coding sequences lie in one Syngnathus scovelli strain Florida chromosome 1, RoL_Ssco_1.2, whole genome shotgun sequence genomic window:
- the clp1 gene encoding polyribonucleotide 5'-hydroxyl-kinase Clp1 produces the protein MATEGVEKPSDDPLQPGKVGTRYDLERETELRFEVEAGEAAEQVELELLTGMAEVFGSELNRNKKYTFGAGAKIAVFTWQGCSVNLYGKPEVAYVSRDTPMLLYLNTHAALEQMRKQAERDNERGPRVMVVGPTDVGKSTVCRLLLSYAVRVGRRPTLVELDVGQSGVSVPGTVSALCIERPADVEEGFSVQAPLVYHFGSTSPGTNIKLYNKLTSCLAEVFSQRCEVNRKASVGGCIINTCGWVRGSGYQALVHCASAFEVDVVLVLDHERLYNELKRDLPHFVRVVLLPKSGGVVERSKECRRDIRDEKIREYFYGFRGVSFYPFSYEVRFSDVRIYKIGAPSIPDSCLPLGMSQDDTQLKLVPVTPGRDLTYHVLSVSSAEDGEEGAKKGIVESPVCGFIVVTNVDTQAQVMKVLSPAPRPLPRHTLLIMDIRFMDTK, from the exons ATGGCAACAGAAGGGGTAGAAAAGCCAAGTGATGATCCATTGCAACCAGGTAAAGTTGGCACCAGATATGACCTGGAGAGGGAGACTGAACTTCGTTTTGAGGTGGAGGCCGGGGAGGCTGCAGAGCAGGTTGAGTTGGAACTCCTCACAGGAATGGCAGAAGTGTTTGGCTCGGAATTGAACCGGAACAAGAAGTACACTTTTGGAGCAGGTGCCAAGATCGCAGTATTCACGTGGCAAGGCTGCAGTGTGAACCTATACGGGAAGCCAGAG GTGGCTTACGTGTCCAGAGATACTCCAATGCTGCTCTACCTGAACACTCATGCCGCGCTGGAACAAATGAGAAAACAGGCAGAGCGGGACAATGAAAGAGGGCCAAGG GTGATGGTGGTTGGACCTACAGACGTGGGCAAGTCAACGGTGTGTCGACTCTTACTGAGCTACGCTGTGAGAGTGGGCAGGAGGCCCACGCTGGTGGAACTGGATGTCGGCCAGAGCGGG GTGTCAGTCCCAGGGACAGTGTCGGCTCTGTGCATCGAGCGTCCAGCAGATGTGGAGGAAGGCTTCTCAGTCCAGGCTCCCTTGGTCTACCACTTCGGATCCACTTCTCCAGGGACCAACATCAAACTTTACAATAAG CTTACATCCTGCCTAGCTGAGGTGTTTTCGCAGCGCTGTGAAGTGAACAGGAAGGCCAGCGTGGGTGGCTGTATCATCAACACATGTGGCTGGGTGAGGGGTTCTGGATACCAGGCTTTGGTCCACTGTGCCTCCGCCTTTGAGGTAGATGTGGTGCTGGTGCTGGACCACGAGAGGCTGTACAACGAACTAAAACGGGATCTTCCTCACTTTGTCCGCGTCGTGCTCCTGCCCAAGTCGGGGGGAGTGGTGGAGCGCTCCAAAGAGTGCCGACGTGACATTCGGGATGAGAAAATCCGGGAATACTTCTACGGATTCCGCGGAGTGTCCTTCTACCCTTTTTCATACGAAGTGCGTTTCTCTGATGTCCGCATCTATAAAATTGGGGCACCTTCCATCCCAGACTCATGCCTGCCCTTGGGAATGTCTCAGGATGACACTCAACTGAAGCTGGTTCCTGTGACACCAGGAAGAGACCTCACCTATCACGTGCTGAGTGTTAGCAGTGCAGAGGATGGAGAGGAGGGAGCAAAAAAGGGAATTGTGGAGAGTCCTGTGTGTGGCTTTATTGTCGTGACCAATGTAGACACACAAGCGCAGGTGATGAAAGTGTTGTCCCCGGCACCCAGACCACTGCCCAGGCACACACTGCTCATCATGGACATACGTTTCATGGACACCAAATAA
- the zdhhc5b gene encoding palmitoyltransferase ZDHHC5-B isoform X1 gives MPGFSSGGVGGGVAGQVSAPPRPFRPSRYVPVSAATTFLVGSTTLFFCFTCPWLYDYFSAVIPVYVAVIFLFTLANFCMATFMDPGVFPRAEEDEDKEDDFRAPLYKTVEIKGIQVRMKWCSTCRFYRPPRCSHCSVCDNCVEDFDHHCPWVNNCIGRRNYRYFFLFLLSLTTHIVDVFGFGLVYVLHHRQQLDTPHAAVTMAVMCVAGLFFVPVAGLTGFHIVLVARGRTTNEQVTGKFRGGVNPFTNGCVRNISHVLCSSLAPRYMGRSRKPQTVELQPPFLRPALTEAQLEAKVLDNGIQNDRHSTRSKSSLDQMESQSADTEPPPPPKPELRYPGLPRGDAEESSLLAEGVPTQPMYKYRPAYNSPGRNHSAHTHTGKVIRGESLDSPSPSILHSSRHPSYRSEPSSLDGTTVVVGGAGAFRGGGDRGEGPGGLGRTVGGVSGGMSGYSLTGRSHTSYPSSLVLSTGGSHSSSLRSAHIAHNPLATLQSEGTTDTSYKSLANQTPRNGSLSYDSLLTPSDSPEFESAAHELSPQKPRALFPSSTGAAVRGQPEALSPSSQLQGYTSPFLSAQLSQQREGHLLQGSATFSSPHRAYLRAVSPPPLSGPPETLHLLQHNHDSSSSRVPRNSVSSSSSPGARSPEPPVSPPPRGLSLGKSQSYTGEAGPQHKLRATVALGGGGVGGGHQAPQSSSRTILANHTTSKSGGGVKKVTGVGGTTYEISV, from the exons ATGCCGGGCTTCAGCAGTGGGGGTGTCGGGGGAGGAGTGGCTGGCCAGGTTTCCGCTCCTCCCCGCCCCTTTAGACCCAGCCGATATGTCCCGGTGTCTGCAGCCACCACCTTCCTGGTCGGATCCACCACTCTCTTCTTCTGCTTCAC CTGTCCGTGGTTGTACGACTATTTCTCCGCCGTCATTCCTGTTTATGTTGCCGTGATCTTCCTCTTCACGCTGGCCAActtctgcatggctacgttcatGGATCCGGGAGTCTTCCCTCGAG CGGAGGAAGATGAGGACAAAGAGGATGATTTCCGCGCTCCGCTCTACAAGACAGTGGAAATCAAGGGCATCCAAGTGCGCATGAAGTGGTGCTCCACCTGTCGCTTCTACCGACCCCCGCGATGCTCCCATTGTTCGGTCTGCGACAACTGTGTAGAG GACTTTGACCACCACTGTCCATGGGTGAACAACTGTATTGGTCGGCGCAACTATCGctacttcttcctcttcctgctgTCACTCACCACCCACATCGTGGATGTTTTTGGCTTTGGCCTCGTTTATGTGCTGCACCACCGCCAGCAACTCGACACACCACATGCTGCAGTCAC TATGGCTGTGATGTGTGTTGCTGGTCTCTTTTTTGTCCCAGTTGCTGGCCTGACTGGGTTCCATATTGTGCTGGTGGCTAGAGGTCGGACCACAAATGAGCAG GTGACAGGAAAGTTTCGTGGAGGTGTTAACCCTTTCACCAATGGCTGTGTTAGGAATATTTCACATGTACTTTGCAGCTCACTGGCACCCAG ATATATGGGTCGTTCCCGCAAGCCTCAGACAGTCGAACTACAGCCCCCTTTCCTCAGGCCGGCTCTCACGGAAGCACAGCTCGAAGCCAAGGTCCTGGACAATGGTATCCAGAATGATCGACACAGCACAAGA TCAAAGAGCAGTTTGGATCAAATGGAGAGCCAGTCGGCAGACACGGAGCCTCCACCTCCCCCGAAGCCAGAGCTTCGTTACCCTGGGCTGCCTCGTGGTGACGCTGAGG AAAGCAGCTTGTTGGCAGAAGGTGTGCCCACACAGCCCATGTACAAGTATCGACCTGCGTACAACAGCCCAGGAAGGAACCACAGTGCCCACACACATACCGGCAAG gtgatccgcggggagagtctcGACTCTCCGTCTCCCTCTATCCTTCACTCCAGCCGCCACCCCAGTTATCGTTCGGAACCGAGCAGCCTGGACGGGACCACAGTGGTGgtgggtggtgcgggagcgttcAGAGGGGGAGGGGACAGGGGTGAGGGCCCCGGAGGATTAGGCAGGACTGTCGGTGGCGTGTCGGGGGGCATGTCAGGTTATTCCCTGACCGGGCGCTCTCACACGTCATACCCATCCTCTCTGGTTCTGTCCACTGGGGGCTCCCACTCCTCCAGCTTGCGCTCAGCGCACATCGCACACAATCCTCTGGCCACCCTCCAGTCAGAAGGCACTACCGACACCAGCTACAAAAGTCTGGCTAACCAGACCCCTCGGAACGGCAGTCTGTCCTACGACAGCCTGCTCACACCCTCCGATAGCCCTGAGTTTGAGTCTGCCGCCCATGAGTTGTCGCCGCAGAAGCCTCGTGCTCTGTTCCCTTCCTCGACGGGGGCTGCGGTCAGAGGCCAGCCGGAAGCGCTGTCCCCAAGTTCTCAGCTGCAGGGCTATACGTCACCTTTcctctcagctcagctcagccagCAGAGGGAGGGCCATCTGCTGCAGGGCTCCGCGACTTTCTCCTCCCCTCACAGAGCCTACCTGCGTGCCGTCAGCCCGCCCCCTCTCTCCGGGCCTCCTGAGACGCTGCATCTGCTTCAGCATAACCACGACTCCTCCTCTTCCAGAGTTCCCCGTAACAgtgtgtcctcctcctcctcccctggGGCTCGCTCGCCAGAGCCTCCTGTCTCCCCGCCGCCTCGCGGCCTCTCCCTGGGCAAGTCCCAGTCTTACACTGGAGAGGCAGGGCCTCAGCACAAGCTTCGGGCCACCGTGGCGCTGGGAGGGGGAGGAGTCGGAGGAGGGCATCAGGCTCCACA ATCGTCCTCTCGCACAATCTTGGCCAATCACACCACATCTAAATCAGGGGGCGGAGTTAAGAAGGTGACCGGTGTCGGAGGGACCACTTACGAGATATCGGTTTGA
- the zdhhc5b gene encoding palmitoyltransferase ZDHHC5-B isoform X2: protein MPGFSSGGVGGGVAGQVSAPPRPFRPSRYVPVSAATTFLVGSTTLFFCFTCPWLYDYFSAVIPVYVAVIFLFTLANFCMATFMDPGVFPRAEEDEDKEDDFRAPLYKTVEIKGIQVRMKWCSTCRFYRPPRCSHCSVCDNCVEDFDHHCPWVNNCIGRRNYRYFFLFLLSLTTHIVDVFGFGLVYVLHHRQQLDTPHAAVTMAVMCVAGLFFVPVAGLTGFHIVLVARGRTTNEQVTGKFRGGVNPFTNGCVRNISHVLCSSLAPRYMGRSRKPQTVELQPPFLRPALTEAQLEAKVLDNGIQNDRHSTRSKSSLDQMESQSADTEPPPPPKPELRYPGLPRGDAEESSLLAEGVPTQPMYKYRPAYNSPGRNHSAHTHTGKVIRGESLDSPSPSILHSSRHPSYRSEPSSLDGTTVVVGGAGAFRGGGDRGEGPGGLGRTVGGVSGGMSGYSLTGRSHTSYPSSLVLSTGGSHSSSLRSAHIAHNPLATLQSEGTTDTSYKSLANQTPRNGSLSYDSLLTPSDSPEFESAAHELSPQKPRALFPSSTGAAVRGQPEALSPSSQLQGYTSPFLSAQLSQQREGHLLQGSATFSSPHRAYLRAVSPPPLSGPPETLHLLQHNHDSSSSRVPRNSVSSSSSPGARSPEPPVSPPPRGLSLGKSQSYTGEAGPQHKLRATVALGGGGVGGGHQAPHHPLPP from the exons ATGCCGGGCTTCAGCAGTGGGGGTGTCGGGGGAGGAGTGGCTGGCCAGGTTTCCGCTCCTCCCCGCCCCTTTAGACCCAGCCGATATGTCCCGGTGTCTGCAGCCACCACCTTCCTGGTCGGATCCACCACTCTCTTCTTCTGCTTCAC CTGTCCGTGGTTGTACGACTATTTCTCCGCCGTCATTCCTGTTTATGTTGCCGTGATCTTCCTCTTCACGCTGGCCAActtctgcatggctacgttcatGGATCCGGGAGTCTTCCCTCGAG CGGAGGAAGATGAGGACAAAGAGGATGATTTCCGCGCTCCGCTCTACAAGACAGTGGAAATCAAGGGCATCCAAGTGCGCATGAAGTGGTGCTCCACCTGTCGCTTCTACCGACCCCCGCGATGCTCCCATTGTTCGGTCTGCGACAACTGTGTAGAG GACTTTGACCACCACTGTCCATGGGTGAACAACTGTATTGGTCGGCGCAACTATCGctacttcttcctcttcctgctgTCACTCACCACCCACATCGTGGATGTTTTTGGCTTTGGCCTCGTTTATGTGCTGCACCACCGCCAGCAACTCGACACACCACATGCTGCAGTCAC TATGGCTGTGATGTGTGTTGCTGGTCTCTTTTTTGTCCCAGTTGCTGGCCTGACTGGGTTCCATATTGTGCTGGTGGCTAGAGGTCGGACCACAAATGAGCAG GTGACAGGAAAGTTTCGTGGAGGTGTTAACCCTTTCACCAATGGCTGTGTTAGGAATATTTCACATGTACTTTGCAGCTCACTGGCACCCAG ATATATGGGTCGTTCCCGCAAGCCTCAGACAGTCGAACTACAGCCCCCTTTCCTCAGGCCGGCTCTCACGGAAGCACAGCTCGAAGCCAAGGTCCTGGACAATGGTATCCAGAATGATCGACACAGCACAAGA TCAAAGAGCAGTTTGGATCAAATGGAGAGCCAGTCGGCAGACACGGAGCCTCCACCTCCCCCGAAGCCAGAGCTTCGTTACCCTGGGCTGCCTCGTGGTGACGCTGAGG AAAGCAGCTTGTTGGCAGAAGGTGTGCCCACACAGCCCATGTACAAGTATCGACCTGCGTACAACAGCCCAGGAAGGAACCACAGTGCCCACACACATACCGGCAAG gtgatccgcggggagagtctcGACTCTCCGTCTCCCTCTATCCTTCACTCCAGCCGCCACCCCAGTTATCGTTCGGAACCGAGCAGCCTGGACGGGACCACAGTGGTGgtgggtggtgcgggagcgttcAGAGGGGGAGGGGACAGGGGTGAGGGCCCCGGAGGATTAGGCAGGACTGTCGGTGGCGTGTCGGGGGGCATGTCAGGTTATTCCCTGACCGGGCGCTCTCACACGTCATACCCATCCTCTCTGGTTCTGTCCACTGGGGGCTCCCACTCCTCCAGCTTGCGCTCAGCGCACATCGCACACAATCCTCTGGCCACCCTCCAGTCAGAAGGCACTACCGACACCAGCTACAAAAGTCTGGCTAACCAGACCCCTCGGAACGGCAGTCTGTCCTACGACAGCCTGCTCACACCCTCCGATAGCCCTGAGTTTGAGTCTGCCGCCCATGAGTTGTCGCCGCAGAAGCCTCGTGCTCTGTTCCCTTCCTCGACGGGGGCTGCGGTCAGAGGCCAGCCGGAAGCGCTGTCCCCAAGTTCTCAGCTGCAGGGCTATACGTCACCTTTcctctcagctcagctcagccagCAGAGGGAGGGCCATCTGCTGCAGGGCTCCGCGACTTTCTCCTCCCCTCACAGAGCCTACCTGCGTGCCGTCAGCCCGCCCCCTCTCTCCGGGCCTCCTGAGACGCTGCATCTGCTTCAGCATAACCACGACTCCTCCTCTTCCAGAGTTCCCCGTAACAgtgtgtcctcctcctcctcccctggGGCTCGCTCGCCAGAGCCTCCTGTCTCCCCGCCGCCTCGCGGCCTCTCCCTGGGCAAGTCCCAGTCTTACACTGGAGAGGCAGGGCCTCAGCACAAGCTTCGGGCCACCGTGGCGCTGGGAGGGGGAGGAGTCGGAGGAGGGCATCAGGCTCCACA ccatcctcttcctcCCTGA